The genomic DNA TGGTAATTAACTTACCAGCAGCCTTTTGCTTTAAATAAGGGGCGGCCCTACCCCAGCTCCACGCTCGGGTCCCAATATAGCTTTTTAAACTCGACCACTACGTCGTCTTCCACGCGCACGCCTTCGGCTTCGAGGCGTTCCTGCATCGCGGAGGGGGTAGGGAAATGGTGCCGCCCCGTGAGCTGCCCCAGCCGATTCACGACGCGGTGGGCGGGCACGGGCGCGTCTTTTTGGTGGGTAGCAGCATCCAGGTTGGAGGCCATGAGGGCGTAGCCCACGGCCCGCGAGCCGTGCCGGGCACCTAAATAATGCGCGATGGCCCCGTAGCTGGTGACGCGGCCCGGCGGCACCAGGCGCACCACCTCGTGCACGTCGGCAAAGTAGTTGCGCTCGGTGGGGGGGGTAGAGACGGGCGGCGGGGCGGCGGGTTTCTTCATGGGCTAAAAATACGGAGCCGGCGGCGCAACCCGCGGGCCGGGCGGCGCGTCATTGCGCCCGCGCACTGAACCCGACCTTTGGGCTCGCTGTTGACTGCCTCCCACCTGGCCACCCGCGTTTAGTCGCGCTGGCTGCTGCGTATCACCTTCTTCCGTTTATGCGTTTTTTTTCTGCGGCCCCGCTCCTCATCGCCAGCACCGCGCTGGCCCTGCTGGCCGGCTGCCACGCCAAACCCGACGACGCCAAAGGCGGCAAGGGCGGCAAAAAAGATAGTGGCCCCGCCCTGGTCGATGTGCTGGTGGCCCGGCCCACGGCCGTGACCGACTCCATCGAAGCCAACGGCGCGGTGGTGGCCAACGACTACGTGGAGCTGCACCCCGAAGTGAGCGGCC from Hymenobacter psoromatis includes the following:
- a CDS encoding cysteine methyltransferase encodes the protein MKKPAAPPPVSTPPTERNYFADVHEVVRLVPPGRVTSYGAIAHYLGARHGSRAVGYALMASNLDAATHQKDAPVPAHRVVNRLGQLTGRHHFPTPSAMQERLEAEGVRVEDDVVVEFKKLYWDPSVELG